The DNA window CTTGCGTGAACCGGATCCAGCTACAAAAAAATATATCACATTTTATCCGAGGCAACCCTATAAAAAGGGTCTTCTATTATATTTACCTCAATGACAGATTCGGCATTCTTCAGTAATGCCCTGCAATCGGCGCTTAGATGGCGTAGGTGTAATTTTTTCCCCGCCTTTGCATAGCGTTCGGTTAGTTTATTTAATGCTTCAATACCACTCATGTCTGCAACTCTGCTTTCTTTAAAATCAATAACTACATCTGCGGGATCTCCGATAACATCAAATTTCTCGTTGAATGTAGTAACCGATCCAAAAAATAGAGGTCCGTATATCTCGTAATGTTTTACTCCTTGTTCATCCAGATATTTTTTTGCCCGGATTCGTTTGGCGCTTTCCCAGGCGAAAACTAATGCAGATATGATTACTCCAATCAATACTGCTAATGCCAGGTTATGCAGCAAAATAGTTATGAGAGCGACAAGCATTCCTACAAACACGTCCTGCTTGGGCATTTTATTGATAATACGGAAACTTCCCCATTCAAAGGTGCCTATTGCTACCATAATCATCACACCTGTAAGGGCTGCCATGGGAACGCGTTCGATTATTGGCGCACCAAATAGTATAATTATTAGTATTGTAAGGGAGGCAATTATACCGGATAATCTGGCTCTGGCTCCGGCTGATAAATTGACCAGTGTTTGGGCGATCATCGGGCAACCGCCCATTCCAAAGAAAAACCCATTTGCAATATTAGCCGTGCCTTGTGCAATGCACTCCCTATTACCATTCCCTTTAGTTCCTGTCATTTCATCCACGAGATTTACTGTCAGCAAACCTTCGGTTAACCCAACACAAGCCATAACTAAGGCATAAGGGAAAATAACTCCTAAGGTTTCCAGCTTAATTGGAATCATTGGTATGTGGAAGGGAGGGAAGCCACCACTTACTGATGCAATATCCTTAACTGTTTTGGTGTCAATATTCAATCCCCATACAAGTAAGAAAACAACAAGGATAGCAACGAGGGATGGAGGTATCGCCTTGGTCACTTTCGGTAACAGTATCACTATTGCTATAGTCAACAATACCAAACCTCCCATAATAAATAGCGGTGTACCGTTAAGCCATACGCTTTGACCATTAACAACTGTTTTAAACTGCTCCAACTGTGCCATAAATATAATTACTGCAAGTCCGTTTACGAACCCATACATCACCGGCTGAGGAACAAGTCTTACAAATTTTCCCAACTTGAATAAACCTATTAGAATCTGTATCACTCCCGCCAAAGCGACTGCTGCAAACACGTATTCGATGCCATGTGATTTCATTAAGGCAATCAACACAACAACAGTAGCCCCCGCACCACCTGATATTAAACCAGGTCTGCCACCAAAAACAGAAGTAACTAACCCCATTATAA is part of the Chitinophaga flava genome and encodes:
- a CDS encoding SulP family inorganic anion transporter; translation: MKAYLNLFDFKQKVNYKNEVLAGLTVAMTMMPESLSFAIFAGFPPLVGLYAAFIMGLVTSVFGGRPGLISGGAGATVVVLIALMKSHGIEYVFAAVALAGVIQILIGLFKLGKFVRLVPQPVMYGFVNGLAVIIFMAQLEQFKTVVNGQSVWLNGTPLFIMGGLVLLTIAIVILLPKVTKAIPPSLVAILVVFLLVWGLNIDTKTVKDIASVSGGFPPFHIPMIPIKLETLGVIFPYALVMACVGLTEGLLTVNLVDEMTGTKGNGNRECIAQGTANIANGFFFGMGGCPMIAQTLVNLSAGARARLSGIIASLTILIIILFGAPIIERVPMAALTGVMIMVAIGTFEWGSFRIINKMPKQDVFVGMLVALITILLHNLALAVLIGVIISALVFAWESAKRIRAKKYLDEQGVKHYEIYGPLFFGSVTTFNEKFDVIGDPADVVIDFKESRVADMSGIEALNKLTERYAKAGKKLHLRHLSADCRALLKNAESVIEVNIIEDPFYRVASDKM